In Gammaproteobacteria bacterium, the following proteins share a genomic window:
- a CDS encoding pteridine reductase, with product MDDYTQGLEGRVALVTGGARRIGAAIVRVLHGAGMDVALHYRRSRGAAEALAAELNAVRPRSVALHRADLLAAGAVDRLIEEVVDGAGRLDVLVNNASNFYATPVGCATDEVWDDLVGANLKVPFFLAQAAAPYLRLGHGCIVNLADVHGLSPLRDHAVYSITKAGVVMLTRALARDLGPDVRVNAVAPGAILWPEQGLDEVTQRRVISRTSLKRQGRPEDVARTVLFLVRDADYITGQVIRVDGGRQA from the coding sequence ATGGATGATTATACGCAGGGGCTGGAGGGCCGCGTCGCGCTCGTCACGGGAGGGGCCCGGCGCATCGGGGCCGCCATCGTGCGCGTCCTGCATGGGGCCGGGATGGACGTGGCGCTGCACTACCGCCGCTCGCGCGGGGCGGCCGAGGCCCTCGCGGCCGAGCTGAACGCCGTGCGTCCGCGCTCGGTCGCGCTGCATCGCGCAGACCTGCTCGCCGCCGGTGCGGTGGACCGCCTCATCGAGGAGGTCGTGGACGGGGCCGGGCGCCTGGACGTGCTGGTGAACAACGCGTCGAACTTCTACGCGACCCCGGTCGGCTGCGCGACGGACGAGGTCTGGGACGACCTCGTCGGCGCCAACCTGAAGGTTCCGTTCTTTCTCGCCCAGGCGGCCGCCCCGTACCTGCGCCTGGGGCACGGCTGCATCGTCAACCTGGCCGATGTCCACGGGCTCTCCCCCCTGCGCGACCACGCGGTGTACTCGATCACCAAGGCCGGGGTCGTGATGCTGACGCGGGCCCTGGCCCGGGACCTCGGACCCGACGTGCGGGTGAACGCCGTGGCGCCCGGGGCGATCCTCTGGCCCGAGCAGGGTCTCGACGAGGTCACCCAGCGCCGGGTCATCTCGCGCACCAGTCTCAAACGGCAGGGGCGCCCGGAGGACGTCGCCCGCACCGTGCTCTTCCTGGTGCGGGACGCGGACTACATCACGGGACAGGTGATCCGGGTCGACGGCGGCCGCCAGGCCTGA
- the folK gene encoding 2-amino-4-hydroxy-6-hydroxymethyldihydropteridine diphosphokinase yields the protein MPRVYVAIGSNLEPERHVRAAVRALRARFGPLAASPVYACPPVGFEGPEFLNLVVAFDTDEPPRPLAQALKALEEAEGRRRDGPRFANRTLDLDLLLYGDEVLEEEGLRLPRPEILEHAHVLGPLCDLAGDRLHPSLGRTFRALWAELGQPPQGLRRAALDIDTQD from the coding sequence ATGCCGAGGGTCTACGTCGCCATCGGCAGCAACCTCGAGCCGGAACGGCACGTGCGCGCCGCCGTGCGGGCCCTGCGGGCCCGCTTCGGGCCCCTGGCCGCGTCGCCCGTCTACGCCTGCCCCCCCGTGGGGTTCGAGGGCCCGGAGTTCCTGAACCTCGTGGTAGCCTTCGACACCGACGAGCCGCCCCGCCCGCTGGCCCAGGCGCTCAAGGCGCTCGAAGAGGCGGAAGGCCGGCGGCGCGACGGGCCCCGCTTCGCCAACCGGACCCTCGACCTGGACCTGCTGCTGTACGGCGACGAGGTCCTCGAGGAGGAGGGGCTGCGCCTGCCGCGCCCCGAGATCCTGGAGCACGCCCACGTCCTCGGCCCGCTCTGCGACCTCGCGGGGGACCGGCTGCACCCCTCTCTCGGGCGGACCTTCCGGGCCCTCTGGGCCGAGCTCGGCCAACCTCCCCAGGGCCTGCGGCGGGCAGCCCTCGACATCGACACCCAGGATTAG
- the plsY gene encoding glycerol-3-phosphate 1-O-acyltransferase PlsY yields the protein MQAILLVLAAYLLGSVSSAVLTTRVLGLPDPRTTGSGNPGATNVLRYGGKAAAVVTLLGDGLKGYLPVLAGHWLGAAPAVLGAAGFAAFLGHLFPVFFGFKGGKGVATTLGVLLGLGWPIGVATAATWLALAAAFRYSSLAALGAVLLAPVYTVWFSREGVLVAAVGAMTLVLLWRHRANIRRLLAGEEPKIGASRPSA from the coding sequence ATGCAGGCAATCCTCCTGGTCTTGGCCGCCTACCTCCTCGGGTCCGTCTCGAGCGCGGTGCTCACCACGCGCGTCCTCGGATTGCCGGACCCCCGCACGACGGGATCGGGGAACCCCGGGGCGACGAACGTCCTGCGTTACGGCGGGAAGGCCGCCGCGGTGGTCACCCTGCTGGGTGACGGGCTGAAGGGATACCTTCCGGTGCTCGCCGGCCACTGGCTCGGCGCGGCGCCCGCGGTGCTGGGTGCGGCGGGATTCGCCGCCTTCCTCGGGCACCTGTTCCCGGTGTTCTTCGGCTTCAAGGGGGGTAAGGGCGTGGCCACCACTCTCGGTGTCCTCCTGGGCCTCGGCTGGCCCATCGGCGTGGCGACCGCGGCGACCTGGCTCGCCCTCGCGGCCGCGTTCCGCTACTCCTCGCTGGCGGCCCTCGGGGCCGTCCTTCTCGCCCCCGTCTACACGGTCTGGTTCAGCCGCGAGGGCGTGCTGGTGGCGGCGGTGGGAGCCATGACCCTGGTGCTGCTCTGGCGGCACCGGGCCAACATCCGCCGCCTGCTCGCGGGCGAGGAGCCGAAGATCGGCGCCAGCCGGCCCTCCGCCTGA
- the folB gene encoding dihydroneopterin aldolase: MDILYISQLRVETVIGVYEWERHIRQVVLLDLEIATDVARAAATDNIADALNYKAVAKRVAAFVEGTRFQLVETLAERVAERVLDEFGVPWVRLRVCKEGALRGVREVGILIERGRPN, encoded by the coding sequence ATGGACATCCTCTACATCAGCCAACTGCGCGTCGAGACGGTCATCGGCGTCTACGAGTGGGAACGGCACATCCGCCAGGTGGTCCTGCTCGACCTGGAGATCGCCACCGACGTCGCCCGGGCAGCCGCCACCGACAACATCGCCGACGCCCTGAACTACAAGGCGGTCGCGAAGCGCGTGGCCGCATTCGTGGAGGGCACCCGCTTTCAGCTGGTGGAAACGCTCGCCGAGCGCGTGGCGGAGAGGGTCCTCGACGAGTTCGGGGTCCCGTGGGTGCGGCTGCGCGTCTGCAAGGAGGGCGCCCTGCGGGGCGTCCGGGAAGTGGGCATCCTCATCGAGCGGGGGCGGCCGAACTGA
- a CDS encoding SAM-dependent methyltransferase produces MPEGLPDPGPEARAHAGRLLALIGEEIERGGGAIPFSRYLELALYAPGLGYYSGPLPKLGGPGDFVTAPEVSPLFGRCLARQAAEVLDARPGATVLELGAGSGALAAEVLTTLAGLGRLPRRYLILEVSGELAQRQAETLARRAPALAGRVSWLERWPEAPIDGVILANEVLDAVPFHRVRRGPAGHGELGELYVTAQGGRLAGRWGPPSSQAVRRAIAEVEADLGAALPPGYVAEVSPERDAWVSSVGDALRAGLALLTDYGYPRREYYHPQRADGTLMCHYRHRAHGDPLALTGLQDVTAHVDFTGAARAAERAGLRTAGFVSQADFLLATGILDEVAAAGGDWERAARASEVWRLTLPGQMGETFKVLGLTRGLDLDLVGFRLRDRRGRL; encoded by the coding sequence CTGCCCGAGGGCCTACCCGATCCGGGACCGGAGGCGAGGGCCCACGCCGGGCGGCTGCTCGCGCTCATCGGCGAGGAGATCGAGCGCGGCGGGGGGGCCATCCCCTTCTCCCGCTACCTGGAGCTGGCCCTCTACGCGCCGGGGCTCGGCTACTACAGCGGCCCGCTCCCGAAGCTCGGAGGCCCGGGTGATTTCGTCACCGCCCCCGAGGTCTCCCCCCTCTTCGGCCGCTGCCTCGCGCGCCAGGCCGCCGAGGTCCTGGACGCGCGGCCGGGGGCCACGGTGCTCGAGCTCGGCGCCGGCTCCGGGGCCCTCGCCGCGGAGGTCCTCACCACCCTGGCCGGGCTCGGCCGCCTGCCCCGCCGCTATCTCATCCTCGAGGTCTCGGGCGAGCTCGCCCAACGCCAGGCAGAGACCCTTGCACGCCGCGCGCCGGCCCTGGCCGGACGCGTGAGCTGGCTGGAGCGCTGGCCCGAGGCCCCCATCGACGGGGTCATCCTGGCGAACGAGGTCCTGGACGCCGTCCCGTTTCACCGCGTCCGGCGGGGGCCCGCGGGCCACGGCGAGCTCGGCGAGCTCTACGTGACGGCGCAGGGGGGGCGGCTCGCCGGCCGCTGGGGTCCTCCGTCCTCGCAGGCGGTGCGCCGCGCCATCGCCGAAGTCGAGGCGGACCTCGGCGCGGCCCTCCCGCCGGGTTACGTGGCCGAGGTCTCCCCCGAGCGGGACGCCTGGGTGAGCTCGGTCGGGGACGCGCTCCGGGCGGGGCTGGCCTTGTTGACCGACTACGGCTACCCGCGCCGGGAGTACTACCACCCGCAACGCGCGGACGGTACGCTGATGTGCCACTATCGCCACCGCGCCCACGGCGACCCGCTGGCGCTCACTGGTCTGCAGGACGTCACCGCCCACGTGGACTTCACCGGAGCGGCGCGCGCCGCGGAGCGGGCGGGGCTGAGAACGGCGGGTTTCGTCAGCCAGGCCGACTTCCTGCTCGCCACGGGGATCCTGGACGAGGTGGCGGCGGCCGGCGGCGACTGGGAGCGTGCGGCGCGAGCGAGCGAGGTCTGGCGGCTCACGCTCCCCGGTCAGATGGGGGAGACGTTCAAGGTCCTGGGACTGACCCGCGGGCTGGACCTGGACCTCGTGGGCTTCAGGCTGCGCGACCGACGGGGTCGCCTGTGA
- the tsaD gene encoding tRNA (adenosine(37)-N6)-threonylcarbamoyltransferase complex transferase subunit TsaD, with protein MRVVGIETSCDETGVAVYDGERGLLAHAIHSQVELHARFGGVVPELASRDHIRRLTPLLTQVLEEAGTGRDDLSGVAYTAGPGLVGALLVGVAFARSLAWAWSLPAVPVHHMEAHLLAPMLEPDPPAFPFVALLVSGGHTLLVDVTAVGAYRLLGESVDDAAGEAFDKTAKLLGLGYPGGPALARLAEQGHPGRFEFPRPMTARPGLDFSFSGLKTAALHALRDAGGDAGARADIARAFEDAVVETLVIKCRRALAQTGHRRLVIAGGVGANRRLREALLQLGEAVGARVHYPRPELCTDNGAMVAFAGYQRLLAGERAGLGFAAHPRWVLDSLARAAGGPAEPGPD; from the coding sequence GTGCGGGTAGTCGGGATCGAGACCTCCTGTGACGAGACCGGGGTGGCCGTGTACGACGGGGAGCGAGGCCTGCTCGCCCACGCCATCCACAGCCAGGTCGAGCTGCACGCCCGGTTCGGGGGCGTGGTCCCCGAGCTGGCCTCCCGGGACCACATCCGCCGGCTCACCCCCCTCCTCACGCAGGTGCTCGAGGAAGCGGGGACCGGCCGGGACGACCTGAGTGGCGTCGCCTACACCGCGGGACCGGGCCTCGTCGGGGCGCTGCTGGTCGGGGTCGCCTTCGCCCGCAGCCTGGCCTGGGCCTGGTCGCTGCCGGCCGTGCCCGTGCACCACATGGAGGCGCACCTCCTCGCCCCCATGCTGGAGCCCGACCCGCCGGCCTTCCCCTTCGTCGCCCTCCTCGTCTCCGGCGGCCACACGCTGCTGGTCGACGTCACCGCCGTCGGCGCCTACCGCCTGCTCGGGGAGTCCGTGGACGACGCCGCGGGAGAGGCCTTCGACAAGACCGCCAAGCTCCTCGGTCTCGGCTACCCCGGGGGCCCCGCGCTGGCCCGGCTGGCGGAGCAGGGCCACCCCGGCCGCTTCGAGTTTCCCCGGCCGATGACCGCCCGTCCCGGGCTGGACTTCAGTTTCAGCGGGTTGAAGACCGCCGCTCTGCACGCCCTGCGCGACGCGGGAGGGGATGCGGGCGCGCGCGCCGACATCGCCCGGGCCTTCGAGGACGCGGTCGTGGAGACCCTGGTGATCAAGTGCCGCCGAGCCCTGGCCCAGACCGGGCACCGGCGGCTCGTGATTGCCGGCGGAGTGGGCGCCAACCGCAGGCTGCGCGAGGCGCTGCTCCAGTTGGGCGAAGCGGTCGGCGCGCGCGTGCACTACCCGCGCCCGGAGCTCTGCACCGACAACGGGGCGATGGTGGCCTTCGCCGGCTACCAGCGTCTGCTCGCCGGGGAGCGGGCCGGCCTCGGCTTCGCCGCGCACCCGCGCTGGGTGTTGGACTCCCTCGCCCGCGCCGCGGGCGGTCCGGCGGAGCCGGGGCCGGACTGA
- a CDS encoding NUDIX hydrolase has translation MAEPLHYCSHCGAPVTVRVPEGEDRPRHVCDACGTIHYQNPRVVAGCVIEWDDRVLLCRRAIEPRRGFWVFPAGFMENGETIEEAAEREAREEANARVEILELYTLFDIPHLEQVHCMFRSRLLDTGFSPGVESLEVRLFREEEIPWRSLGFASVTFALQHYFEDRRSGQFRMHRGTVHPACPV, from the coding sequence ATGGCGGAACCTCTCCACTACTGTAGCCACTGCGGGGCACCAGTCACCGTTCGGGTGCCGGAGGGCGAAGACCGGCCACGGCACGTGTGCGACGCTTGCGGGACGATCCACTACCAGAATCCGAGGGTGGTGGCCGGCTGCGTGATCGAGTGGGACGACCGGGTGCTGCTCTGCCGCAGGGCCATCGAGCCCCGCAGGGGGTTCTGGGTCTTTCCCGCGGGATTCATGGAGAACGGCGAGACCATCGAGGAGGCCGCGGAGCGCGAGGCGCGCGAGGAGGCGAACGCGCGGGTGGAGATCCTCGAGCTCTACACCCTGTTCGACATCCCGCACCTGGAGCAGGTCCACTGCATGTTCCGCAGCCGGCTGCTCGACACGGGCTTCTCGCCGGGCGTGGAGAGCCTGGAGGTCCGCCTGTTCCGCGAGGAGGAGATCCCCTGGCGCTCGCTGGGGTTCGCCTCCGTCACCTTCGCCCTCCAGCACTACTTCGAAGACCGGCGCTCCGGCCAGTTCCGGATGCACCGGGGCACCGTCCACCCCGCCTGTCCGGTCTGA
- the rpsU gene encoding 30S ribosomal protein S21 encodes MPTVRVRENEPFDFALRRFKRSCEKAGILTEIRRREFYEKPTSVRKRKMAAAIKRHQKRRQRGMLGMRTASPRA; translated from the coding sequence ATGCCGACTGTCCGCGTCCGAGAGAACGAGCCTTTCGATTTCGCCCTGCGGCGCTTCAAGCGCTCCTGTGAGAAGGCGGGGATCCTGACGGAGATCCGGCGTCGCGAGTTCTACGAAAAGCCGACCTCGGTGCGCAAGCGCAAGATGGCCGCCGCTATCAAACGCCATCAGAAGCGCCGGCAGCGCGGCATGCTGGGCATGCGGACCGCGAGCCCCCGGGCCTGA
- a CDS encoding multifunctional CCA addition/repair protein → MRVYQVGGSVRDRLLGLPVQDRDWVVVGSTPEALRALGYRQVGRDFPVFLHPETGEEYALARTERKTAPGYRGFAVHADPGVTLEEDLRRRDVTVNAMALDEGGELIDPFGGREDLRLRRLRHVSPAFVEDPVRILRVARFAARLGFSVAAETFALMRAMVEAGEVDALTPERVWTELERALAEADPGRFVDVLRECGALARLFPELQALFGVPQRAEYHPEVDTGAHVLLVLAQAARLSPDPLVRFAALVHDLGKGTTPSGEWPRHVGHEDRGAALVGALCERYRAPVEFRELGVLTARLHGLCHRALELRPETVLRLLESADAFRRPERFERMLLACEADFRGRAGWADRPYPQGDALRSARTAAAAVQARPLVDQGLSGLTLASALRGLRVAAIRGARPAA, encoded by the coding sequence ATGAGGGTCTACCAGGTCGGCGGCTCGGTGCGGGACCGGCTGCTCGGGCTCCCGGTCCAGGACCGGGACTGGGTGGTGGTCGGCTCCACCCCCGAGGCCCTGCGCGCCCTCGGTTACCGCCAGGTGGGCCGGGATTTCCCCGTCTTCCTGCACCCCGAGACCGGCGAGGAGTACGCGCTCGCGCGCACCGAGCGCAAGACCGCCCCCGGCTACCGCGGCTTCGCCGTCCACGCCGACCCCGGCGTCACCCTCGAGGAGGACCTCCGGCGCCGGGACGTGACCGTCAACGCGATGGCCCTCGACGAGGGGGGCGAGCTGATCGACCCCTTCGGCGGCCGCGAGGACCTGCGGCTGCGGCGGCTGCGCCACGTCTCGCCCGCGTTCGTGGAGGACCCCGTGCGCATCCTGCGCGTGGCCCGGTTCGCCGCTCGGCTGGGCTTTTCGGTCGCGGCCGAGACGTTCGCGCTGATGCGCGCGATGGTCGAAGCGGGGGAGGTGGACGCCCTCACCCCCGAGCGGGTCTGGACCGAGCTCGAGCGGGCGCTCGCCGAGGCCGACCCGGGGCGCTTCGTCGACGTGCTGCGCGAGTGCGGCGCCCTCGCGCGCCTCTTTCCAGAGCTGCAAGCGCTCTTCGGAGTGCCCCAGCGGGCGGAGTACCACCCGGAGGTGGACACGGGGGCGCACGTCCTCCTGGTGCTCGCCCAGGCGGCCAGGCTCTCGCCCGACCCGCTCGTGCGCTTCGCTGCTCTGGTCCACGACCTCGGCAAGGGAACCACGCCGAGCGGGGAGTGGCCGCGCCACGTGGGCCACGAGGACCGGGGCGCGGCGCTGGTGGGGGCCCTCTGCGAGCGCTATCGCGCGCCGGTGGAGTTCCGGGAGCTGGGGGTGCTGACCGCGCGCCTGCACGGTCTCTGCCATCGGGCGCTGGAGCTGCGCCCCGAGACCGTGCTGCGGCTCCTGGAGTCGGCCGACGCGTTCCGGCGGCCCGAGCGCTTCGAGCGGATGCTGCTCGCGTGCGAGGCGGATTTCCGCGGCCGGGCGGGGTGGGCGGACCGGCCCTACCCCCAGGGCGACGCGCTGCGCTCGGCGCGCACCGCAGCGGCGGCGGTACAGGCGCGGCCGCTCGTCGACCAGGGCCTCTCCGGCCTGACCCTCGCGAGCGCCCTGAGGGGGCTGCGGGTCGCCGCGATCCGGGGGGCAAGACCCGCGGCGTAG